The Actinocorallia herbida DNA window ACTACGGCGAGCACAGGCACGACCCCGCCTACGAGATCGACGGCGTGGTGGTCAAGGTCAACTCCCTCGCGATCCAGCGGCGGCTCGGCTCCACCAGCCGGGCCCCGCGCTGGGCGATCGCCTTCAAGTACCCGCCGGAGGAGGTGCGCACGAAGCTCCTCGACATCAAGGTCGGCGTAGGGCGCACCGGCCGGGTCACCCCGTGGGGCCTGATGGAGCCGGTCTCGGTCGCGGGCTCGACCGTCGAGCGGGCCACCCTGCACAACAAGTACGAGGTGGCGCGCAAGGGCGTCCTCATCGGCGACACCGTCGTGCTGCGCAAGGCCGGCGACGTGATCCCCGAGATCGTCGGCCCGGTCGTGGAGCTGCGCGACGGCACCGAGCGCGAGTTCGTCATGCCGGTGCACTGCCCGGAGTGCGGCACCGAGCTGGCCCCCGCCAAGGAGGCCGACAAGGACATCCGCTGCCCCAACTCCCAGCACTGCCCCGGCCAGCTCCGCGAGCGGATCTTCTTCATGGGCCGGCGCACCGTCCTGGACATCGAGGCGCTCGGCTACGTCGCGGCCACCGCGCTCACCCAGCCGCTGGAGCCCACGGACGCGCCCGTCAAGGACGAGGGCGACCTGTTCGGTCTGACGGAAGAAAAGCTCCTGCCCATCGTTAGCCTCGTCCTCGACCAGGACTCCGGCACGCCGAAGGTCGATCCGAAGACGGGTGAGGACAAGGTCGTCACCTTCTTCGTCAACAAGGACGGCAGCCCGAAGAAGGTCGTCGAGACCCTGTTCGCCGAGCTGGAGAAGGCCAAGACCAAGCCGCTGTGGCGGTTCCTCGTCGCGCTGTCGATCCGGCACGTCGGGCCGCGCGCCGCCCAGGACCTCGCCCGGGAGCTGCGCTCGTTCGACCGGATCTTCAGCGCCACCGAGGAGGAGCTGACCGCCGTCGGCGGGGTGGGCCCGACGATCGCGCACTCGATCACCGAGTGGTGGAAGGTGGACTGGCACCGCGGGATCGTCGACAAGTGGCGGGAGGCGGGCGTCGTGCTGGAGGACACCACCGCCGAGGACCTCCCACGCCCGCTGGCGGGCCTGACGATCGTCGTCACGGGCTCGCTGGAGCACTTCAGCCGGGATTCGGCCAAGGAGGCGATCCAGACCCTCGGTGGGAAGGCCGCGGGTTCGGTGTCGAAGAAGACCTCCTTCGTCGTCGTCGGCGAGAACGCCGGATCCAAGCACGACAAGGCCCTGGAGCTGGGCGTTCCCCTCCTCGACGAGGCGGGATTTCAGATTCTGATCAATCAGGGGCCGGATGCGGCCAAAGCCGTAACCCTGAACAAGGAGTAACCGGATTACGGTGGGGAAGGGCCCGGGGATAGCCGAAAAACCGGCACAAATGCCGATTTCGCTATCAATCAGTGAGTAACAGAACGTACGCATCCGGTTTCGTAAAGCTGAGTCAAAGCCGTACTCTCCTCATGAGCACCTGTTTGAACCTCAATCCGGTGTGTCCCTGAGGAAGCTGAATGAAGGACCCGAACAACACGCGGGACACGCGGCCCCGCCTCGGCTCGCCGTTGTGGAGCTACCTGACCGCGGTCACCGCCGCCGGCACCCTGTTGCTGCTGTTCACCCTGCCCCAGCTCAGCGGCCACGACCTGGAGACGCTGCTCACCGAGCCGCGCTTCTGGCTGCTCGCCGGGTTCGTCGTCTTCGGCGAGCTGAAACCGATCATCACGCCCGGGTCCAACGAGAACAACGGCGCGTCCACCTCCACCACCTTCACCTTCGCCACCCTGCTGTACGCGGGCCTGCCGATGTCCCTGCTGCTCCAGGGCGTCGCACTGGTGATCTGCGGGGTGTTCCGCCGGCACTCCCCGCACCGGACCGCCTTCAACGTCGCCCAGTACTCGCTCGCCCAGGCCGCCGCGGCGACGGTGCTGTGGGGGTTCGGCCTGGGCGCCGACCCGTCCAACGTGTGGGTGCCGCACGGCTCCGACCTCGCCCCGGTGATGCTCGCCGGGATGACCTACTTCCTCTTCAACGACGTCCTCGTCGCCGGGGCCGTCGCGCTGCACGAGCGGGTCGACCTGGTACGGGTGCTCCGCTGCGACCTCGCCTACCAGGTGCTCGCCCACCTCGCGCTGCTCGGCCTCGCCCCGATCGTCGTGGTCGTCGTGGACCGGTCCCCGGCGTTCATCCCGCTGATCATCCTGCCGTTCACCGCCGTCTACCTCACCGCGGCCGCGTCCGTCCGGCGCGAGCACCAGGCCCTGCACGACGGGCTCACCGGCCTGCCGAACCGCAAGCTGCTGTTCCTGCGCGCCGAAGAGGCGCTGACCGCCCGGCAGCTGCGCGAGGCGCGCGGCGACCGGCTCCAGAAGGTCGGGCTGTTCCTCATCGACCTGGACCGGTTCAAAGAGGTCAACGACACCCTCGGCCACCCCACCGGCGACCGGCTGCTCCAGATCATCGCGCACCGCCTCACGCACAGCGTCCGGCCCGGCGACCTCGTCTCCCGGCTCGGCGGCGACGAGTTCGCCGTCCTCCTCCCCTCGGTCCGCGACGTGCACGCCGCCCGCGAGGTGGCCGTCAGGCTCCGCGCCGCGCTCAGCGAACCCGTCAGGCTCGACGGGATGAGCTTCGACCTGGAGGGCAGCGTCGGCATCGCGCTCAGCCCCGACCACGCCCCCGACTTCGAACTCCTTCTCCAGCGCGCCGACGTCGCCATGTACGTCGCCAAGGAGTCCCGCTCCGGCGTCGAGATCTACTCCCCGGCCAGCGACCGCAACTCGCCCGCCCGCCTCGGCCTGCTCGGCGACCTGCGCCGCGGCATCGACCGGCACGAACTCGAACTGCACTACCAGCCCAAGGTCCAGCTCGCGGACGGGGAACTCCTCGGCATGGAGGGCCTGCTGCGGTGGCGCCACCCCGAGCGCGGGCTCCTCGGCCCCGAGGAGTTCCTGCCGCTCGCCGAGCAGACCTACCTGATGAAGGCGATCACCCACTCCGTCGTGCGCGACGCCCTCGCCCAGGCGCACGCCTGGTGGTCCGACGGCCTCACCGTCCAGGTCAGCGTCAACGTCTCCGGCCGCGATCTCCTCGACGGCCAGCTCGCCGAGACCATCACCGGCGAGCTCATGGCCCGGCGGCTGCCCGCCGCCGCGTTCGGGCTGGAGATCACCGAGCGGATCCTCATGAACGAGTCGGCCTACGCCTCCGAGACCGTCCGGTCCCTCGCCGACCTCGGCATCCCCCTCAGCCTCGACGACTTCGGCACGGGCTACTCCTCGCTCGTCCGGCTCAAGCGGCTGCCCGTGAAGGAGGTCAAGATCGACGCCTCCTTCATCCGGCGGCTCACCGACTCGGCCGAGGACGCGGTCATCGTCAGGTCCATCATCGACCTCGTGCGCACCCTCGGGCTCCGGTCGGTCGCCGAGGGCGTCGAGGATGCCGAGACCGCGGAACGGCTCGCCGAGATGGGCTGCGACAGCGGCCAGGGCTGGCACCTGGGCCGTCCGATGGAACCCGCGGAGGCCACCGAGTGGATGCGGGGGCGCCTGCGGCTGTCGGAGGCGGCCGCCCCGCGCTGAGGCCCGTTCGCACCGGGCCGCGGGCCGGGTGGCCATAGGATGGGAGGGAATCCCAGTCGATCACTCCGGAACGGCACTCAACTCATGTCCATCACCCGTGACGAGGTCGCGCATCTCGCCCGGCTCTCCAGGCTGGCGCTCGGCGACGACGAACTCGACCACTTCGCCGTCCAGCTTGACGCGATCGTGTCCGCGGTCGCGCGGGTGCAGGAGGTGGCGGCCGAGGACATCCCGCCGACCACCCACGCGCTGCCGCTGACCAATGTCTTCCGCGCCGACGAGGTGCGCCCGTCGCTCGGGAACGCCGAGGCGCTCTCCGGCGCCCCCGCGGCCGAGGCCGAGCGGTTCCGGGTGCCGCGCATCCTGGAGGAGGACTAATGATCTTCAAGACCGCAGCAGAGCTGGGCGCCCTCATCGCGTCCGGTGAGACGACCTCCGTCGAGGTCACGCAGGCGCACCTCGAGCGCATCGAGCAGGTCGAAGGCAAGGTCAACGCCTTCCTGCACGTCGCCGCCGAGTCCGCGCTCGCGCAGGCCGCCGAGGTCGACCGCCGCCGCGCCGCGGGCGAGGAGCTGGGCCCGCTCGCCGGCGTCCCCGTCGCGCACAAGGACGTGTTCACCACCAAGGACATGCCCACCACCTGCGCGTCGAAGATCCTCGAAGGCTGGGTGCCGCCGTACGACGCGACGGTCACCGAGCGGCTGCGCGCCGCGGGCCTGGTGATCCTCGGCAAGACCAACATGGACGAGTTCGCGATGGGCTCCTCCACGGAGAACAGCGCCTACAAGACCACCAGCAACCCCTGGGACCTCACCCGCATCCCGGGCGGTTCCTCCGGCGGCTCCTCGGCCGCCGTCGCCGCCTACCAGGCGCCGCTGGCCACCGGCACCGACACCGGCGGTTCGATCCGCCAGCCGGCCGCCGTCACGGGCCTGGTCGGGATGAAGCCGACTTATGGCGGATCGTCCCGGTACGGGCTTGTCGCCTTCGCCTCCTCGCTCGACACGCCGGGGCCGTTCGCCCGGAACGTCCTGGACGCGGCGCTGCTGCACGAGGCCTTCTCCGGCTACGACCCGCGCGACTCGACCTCCATCAACGAGCCGGTCCCGGCGGTCGTCGCCGCCGCGAAGCAGGGCGACGTGGCGG harbors:
- the ligA gene encoding NAD-dependent DNA ligase LigA, yielding MDAEQYAERHAELSRELREASYQYYILANPTLSDIDYDLKMREIEEIERLFPELLTPDSPTQHVGTPITTEFTSVAHLERMQSLDNAMDFEELSVWAERLEASLEGAPVGGYLCELKIDGLAIALTYENGRFVRGVTRGDGVVGEDVTNNIKTMPSVPMVLAGEDVPELVEIRGEVFMPVEVFKELNATRAAAGEEPFRNPRNTAAGALRQKDPRITAQRPLTLIVHGFGAWQGGPGVPEAQSAVYDLLAAWGLPVSDRYKVVEDIAAVKEYIAYYGEHRHDPAYEIDGVVVKVNSLAIQRRLGSTSRAPRWAIAFKYPPEEVRTKLLDIKVGVGRTGRVTPWGLMEPVSVAGSTVERATLHNKYEVARKGVLIGDTVVLRKAGDVIPEIVGPVVELRDGTEREFVMPVHCPECGTELAPAKEADKDIRCPNSQHCPGQLRERIFFMGRRTVLDIEALGYVAATALTQPLEPTDAPVKDEGDLFGLTEEKLLPIVSLVLDQDSGTPKVDPKTGEDKVVTFFVNKDGSPKKVVETLFAELEKAKTKPLWRFLVALSIRHVGPRAAQDLARELRSFDRIFSATEEELTAVGGVGPTIAHSITEWWKVDWHRGIVDKWREAGVVLEDTTAEDLPRPLAGLTIVVTGSLEHFSRDSAKEAIQTLGGKAAGSVSKKTSFVVVGENAGSKHDKALELGVPLLDEAGFQILINQGPDAAKAVTLNKE
- a CDS encoding putative bifunctional diguanylate cyclase/phosphodiesterase — protein: MKDPNNTRDTRPRLGSPLWSYLTAVTAAGTLLLLFTLPQLSGHDLETLLTEPRFWLLAGFVVFGELKPIITPGSNENNGASTSTTFTFATLLYAGLPMSLLLQGVALVICGVFRRHSPHRTAFNVAQYSLAQAAAATVLWGFGLGADPSNVWVPHGSDLAPVMLAGMTYFLFNDVLVAGAVALHERVDLVRVLRCDLAYQVLAHLALLGLAPIVVVVVDRSPAFIPLIILPFTAVYLTAAASVRREHQALHDGLTGLPNRKLLFLRAEEALTARQLREARGDRLQKVGLFLIDLDRFKEVNDTLGHPTGDRLLQIIAHRLTHSVRPGDLVSRLGGDEFAVLLPSVRDVHAAREVAVRLRAALSEPVRLDGMSFDLEGSVGIALSPDHAPDFELLLQRADVAMYVAKESRSGVEIYSPASDRNSPARLGLLGDLRRGIDRHELELHYQPKVQLADGELLGMEGLLRWRHPERGLLGPEEFLPLAEQTYLMKAITHSVVRDALAQAHAWWSDGLTVQVSVNVSGRDLLDGQLAETITGELMARRLPAAAFGLEITERILMNESAYASETVRSLADLGIPLSLDDFGTGYSSLVRLKRLPVKEVKIDASFIRRLTDSAEDAVIVRSIIDLVRTLGLRSVAEGVEDAETAERLAEMGCDSGQGWHLGRPMEPAEATEWMRGRLRLSEAAAPR
- the gatC gene encoding Asp-tRNA(Asn)/Glu-tRNA(Gln) amidotransferase subunit GatC, which gives rise to MGGNPSRSLRNGTQLMSITRDEVAHLARLSRLALGDDELDHFAVQLDAIVSAVARVQEVAAEDIPPTTHALPLTNVFRADEVRPSLGNAEALSGAPAAEAERFRVPRILEED
- the gatA gene encoding Asp-tRNA(Asn)/Glu-tRNA(Gln) amidotransferase subunit GatA, producing MIFKTAAELGALIASGETTSVEVTQAHLERIEQVEGKVNAFLHVAAESALAQAAEVDRRRAAGEELGPLAGVPVAHKDVFTTKDMPTTCASKILEGWVPPYDATVTERLRAAGLVILGKTNMDEFAMGSSTENSAYKTTSNPWDLTRIPGGSSGGSSAAVAAYQAPLATGTDTGGSIRQPAAVTGLVGMKPTYGGSSRYGLVAFASSLDTPGPFARNVLDAALLHEAFSGYDPRDSTSINEPVPAVVAAAKQGDVAGLRVGVVKEFGGEGYQPGVLNRFNETVELLESLGAKVVEVSCPAFDYALSSYYLIAPSEASSNLARFDAMRYGLRVGDDGTHSAEEVMALTRAAGFGPEVKRRIILGTYALSSGYYDAYYGKAQQVRTLIARDFDAAFAQVDVLISPTTPTTAFPIGERADDPMAMYLADLCTIPSNMAGNAAISVPCGLADEDGLPVGLQIMAPTLADDRCYRVAAAVEKALESRWNAPLLSKAPAL